In Gemmatimonadota bacterium, one genomic interval encodes:
- a CDS encoding NAD(P)H-hydrate dehydratase has product MTQKISHRAPDLAPSPMIALITGSQMASIDRRAIDSGVPGIELMEAAGQGVTRAVENLLGERQNRHIVILCGKGNNGGDGFVIARQAAQSGAKVQVFTATSAREITGDAKINLDRLPPDIVQPVDHIATVQNALTNADIAVDALLGTGIQGPPRGIYADLIEALARAKCPIVAVDIPSGLNADTGQIEGPCATATCTVTFALPRMGHFFYPGRAQCGKLHLIDIGIPPSAIESEHISTYLIDNRRCARLLPRREPDAHKGDCGRVYILAGSVGLTGAAALAANAALKGGAGLVTLGVPKSLNDILEIKVTEAMTHPLPEVKKVRCLSLRARGEIQRACRTADSIAIGPGLGTHRETVELIRRLVRDLDCPAVIDADALNALASDLNAIRACETPLVLTPHIGEFARLTGCSIAEIQRDPIARALEFASDIGATTVLKGAPTIVATPEGEIHINPTGNPGMATGGTGDVLTGLLAALIGQGLNPSDAACTAVYLHGLAADIAVKKTGQISLIASDIIENFAAAIHQIRDSADCLDLYLTT; this is encoded by the coding sequence ATGACCCAGAAAATCTCACACCGCGCGCCTGACCTCGCACCCTCCCCTATGATTGCGCTCATCACCGGCTCCCAGATGGCATCTATTGACCGTCGGGCAATTGACAGTGGTGTGCCGGGTATAGAACTCATGGAAGCCGCAGGCCAGGGTGTAACCCGGGCAGTAGAAAACCTGTTGGGCGAACGCCAAAACCGGCACATCGTCATCCTCTGTGGCAAAGGCAACAACGGCGGCGACGGCTTTGTCATCGCCAGACAAGCGGCCCAAAGCGGTGCAAAAGTCCAGGTATTCACAGCCACATCCGCCCGGGAAATAACAGGCGATGCAAAAATCAACCTCGACCGACTGCCCCCGGACATCGTGCAGCCAGTTGATCATATCGCAACAGTACAAAACGCACTGACCAATGCCGACATCGCCGTTGACGCGCTCCTGGGCACGGGTATCCAGGGACCTCCCCGCGGCATATACGCCGACCTTATAGAAGCCCTCGCCCGCGCCAAATGCCCCATAGTTGCCGTGGATATACCCTCTGGACTCAACGCCGACACGGGCCAAATCGAAGGACCCTGTGCAACCGCAACATGCACAGTCACATTTGCACTGCCCCGCATGGGACACTTCTTCTATCCCGGACGCGCCCAATGCGGCAAACTGCACCTCATCGACATCGGAATCCCCCCCTCGGCAATTGAGAGCGAACACATCAGCACCTACCTGATAGACAACCGCCGCTGTGCTCGCCTGCTCCCCCGCCGGGAACCCGACGCCCACAAAGGAGACTGCGGCAGAGTATATATCCTCGCCGGATCCGTGGGACTCACAGGCGCGGCGGCACTCGCTGCAAACGCGGCACTCAAAGGAGGCGCGGGCCTCGTCACACTCGGCGTACCCAAAAGCCTCAACGACATACTCGAAATCAAAGTCACCGAAGCAATGACCCACCCGCTACCCGAAGTCAAAAAAGTCAGATGCTTATCCCTGCGCGCCCGGGGTGAAATACAACGCGCGTGTCGCACAGCCGACAGCATAGCCATTGGTCCAGGCTTAGGCACCCATCGAGAAACCGTCGAACTCATCCGCCGCCTCGTGCGCGACCTGGATTGCCCCGCAGTCATTGACGCCGACGCACTCAACGCCCTCGCCAGCGACCTCAATGCAATCCGCGCCTGCGAGACACCCCTGGTACTCACCCCGCACATCGGGGAATTTGCGCGCCTGACCGGGTGCAGCATCGCCGAAATACAGCGCGACCCCATAGCACGCGCTCTGGAATTTGCCTCCGACATCGGAGCCACCACAGTCCTGAAAGGCGCACCGACCATCGTCGCAACGCCAGAAGGCGAAATACACATCAACCCAACAGGCAACCCGGGAATGGCAACCGGCGGCACAGGAGACGTACTCACGGGCCTATTAGCCGCACTCATCGGTCAGGGACTCAATCCATCAGACGCCGCCTGCACAGCCGTCTATCTCCACGGTCTCGCCGCTGACATCGCAGTTAAAAAAACAGGACAAATAAGCCTCATCGCCAGTGACATCATCGAAAACTTTGCCGCCGCCATACACCAAATACGAGATAGTGCGGACTGTCTTGATCTATACCTCACCACCTGA
- a CDS encoding TonB family protein: MSRLIYITSLCILCLACKSVYYNTFYNAKQQYSIAEQKRLESQTPGSRITPATYNALYQRAILKASIVLKYFPDSKWFDNSLLLIGKASYWREDYTEALTKFQELQKLFPESELIPETRYWQGLALWAMDRTNEARTTFSLFEKETDPELYGLANLALAEMEAAQGNREDAIISYKTLLETLDKKHKLRARAWQGVGNNLLELNRYDEALEAYENVLKSKPDTRTNFETRVKIGETLERQQKYDGALDTYQKILKIKRLRIYEAEIRLKQAHIYRLKDQTETAEEIYSDVGKKYPRSEYSAEAFYRLGLIEQKSRRNLEKAKELFEKAVREDRSSDEGKLALQRQKDLVALERYTKQAEKVEDPQKALGPLFDLAELYLFNLGEPDSALSIYQRVLSLTDTTDLAPKVRYAIGLIYADSLKNETAAREHFQLLLDQYPNTPYAVEARTRLNQKHTDDDLAETRFLEAENLIAEGTPARDILPIYRQIADEYPNSLFAPKSLFALAWTYENDLDQREQAKTIYEQVQERYPLTQYGKIATDKLKGKFLDPPPEPADTTQTQPSDTQPDTTRTDTTDAPPDTTATPPDISKLRTQKTPPPKPAFKPDVIIGGGIMEAVDADEEPQVIEEVEPEYPEEARAEGKPVTVFLRLLILKNGSVGEVHVTSGPERFHSAAVEAAKQYTFEPGIHEDAPRDMWIDITIYFEPPE; this comes from the coding sequence ATGTCTCGTCTCATCTACATCACATCCCTCTGCATCCTCTGTCTGGCTTGCAAAAGCGTGTATTACAACACCTTTTACAACGCCAAACAACAGTACAGTATAGCCGAGCAAAAGCGCCTCGAATCCCAAACCCCCGGCAGCCGAATAACACCTGCGACCTATAACGCGCTCTACCAGCGGGCCATACTCAAAGCGTCCATCGTGCTCAAATACTTTCCCGATAGCAAATGGTTCGACAACAGCTTGCTACTCATCGGCAAAGCGTCTTATTGGCGCGAAGATTACACCGAAGCACTCACCAAATTTCAAGAACTGCAAAAACTCTTCCCAGAAAGCGAACTAATCCCCGAAACGCGCTACTGGCAGGGCCTCGCACTCTGGGCAATGGATCGCACCAATGAAGCGCGGACTACATTTTCTCTTTTTGAGAAAGAAACCGATCCCGAGTTATACGGCCTGGCAAATCTGGCACTCGCGGAAATGGAAGCTGCACAGGGCAACAGAGAAGACGCGATCATATCCTATAAAACACTGCTCGAAACACTCGACAAAAAGCACAAATTGCGCGCGCGCGCCTGGCAAGGCGTGGGCAACAACCTCCTCGAATTGAACCGATACGACGAAGCACTTGAAGCCTACGAAAACGTGCTAAAATCAAAACCCGATACCAGGACAAATTTTGAAACCCGCGTCAAAATTGGCGAAACCCTCGAGCGCCAGCAAAAATACGACGGGGCGCTGGACACATACCAAAAAATATTAAAAATCAAACGGCTTCGCATATACGAAGCCGAAATACGCCTCAAACAGGCGCATATATACCGGTTGAAAGATCAGACTGAAACCGCGGAAGAAATCTACAGCGACGTCGGGAAAAAATACCCCCGTAGCGAATACAGCGCAGAAGCTTTTTATCGCCTGGGGCTCATCGAACAAAAATCGCGTAGAAACCTGGAAAAAGCCAAAGAACTATTCGAAAAAGCCGTCCGCGAAGACCGAAGTTCAGATGAGGGCAAACTGGCTTTACAACGGCAAAAAGATCTCGTAGCACTCGAACGCTATACCAAACAAGCCGAGAAAGTCGAAGACCCGCAAAAAGCACTGGGACCGCTTTTTGACCTCGCCGAACTATACCTCTTTAATCTCGGCGAACCCGATTCAGCCCTGAGTATTTACCAGCGCGTATTGAGCCTGACCGACACGACTGACCTGGCACCCAAAGTGCGTTATGCCATCGGACTTATTTATGCCGACAGCCTGAAAAATGAAACCGCAGCGCGCGAACACTTCCAACTACTTCTCGACCAATATCCCAACACACCTTATGCCGTTGAAGCCAGGACGCGCCTCAATCAAAAACACACCGACGATGACCTGGCAGAAACGCGATTTCTCGAAGCTGAAAACCTCATCGCAGAAGGCACACCAGCACGGGATATCTTACCCATCTATCGACAAATAGCCGACGAATATCCCAACAGCCTCTTTGCCCCAAAGTCACTTTTTGCCCTTGCCTGGACCTACGAAAATGACCTGGACCAGCGCGAACAGGCAAAAACCATTTACGAACAAGTGCAGGAGCGATACCCCCTCACACAATACGGCAAAATTGCAACCGACAAACTCAAGGGCAAATTCCTCGACCCCCCGCCTGAGCCTGCAGACACCACCCAAACGCAACCATCTGATACGCAACCCGACACAACGCGAACTGATACAACGGATGCACCACCGGATACAACGGCTACCCCGCCTGATATCTCAAAGCTCAGAACGCAAAAAACACCCCCTCCAAAACCCGCCTTCAAACCCGATGTCATTATCGGAGGCGGTATCATGGAAGCCGTAGATGCCGATGAAGAGCCTCAGGTCATAGAAGAAGTTGAACCCGAATACCCCGAAGAAGCCAGAGCCGAAGGCAAACCCGTCACGGTCTTCTTGCGCTTGCTCATCTTAAAAAACGGCAGCGTAGGCGAAGTCCACGTAACCTCGGGACCCGAACGCTTTCACAGTGCCGCAGTAGAAGCAGCAAAACAATACACCTTTGAACCCGGCATACACGAAGACGCACCGCGCGACATGTGGATAGATATAACCATCTACTTTGAACCGCCAGAGTAA